CTCCCGCGCGTGCTCGTACATCCCGGCTTCGTAGGCGAGGCGCGCGAGGTTGGCGCGAGCGGCGGCGAACCCCGGGTCGATGCGCAGCGCTTCCTGATAGTGCTTCGATGCGCGATCCGGCCGGCCGAGCTTTTCTTCCAGCACGCCCAGCGCGTGGTGGGGCTGGGCCACGTCGGGGTTGATGCTGCGGGCGCGGCTGAGGAGCTTGCGGGCACGCTTCATGTTGCCGCGTTGGAGCTCCACCAGGCCTTGGTTGGTGAGCGCTTCGGTGAAGCGTGGGTTGTACTCGAGGGCCAGCTCGAAACGGGCGTCGGCGGTCTCCAGATCCCCGCGTTCCAGTGCTTCCACGCCTTGGGCGTTCAAGTCCACGGCCTTGGCGGGCAAGGGCGCCGAGCCCTTGCAGGCCACGGTGCTGAGGGCGAGGAACACGAGGGCGAGGCCGGCCAGCATGCGCATGGGGGCGTTTCGGGCCGCAGCGCGGCCAGTTTCCCGAAAAATCCGAGCAAATTTGCTCGGAGAGGCGGGAACCCGGTTGCACGAGGGGCCGCCTGCGAGGATGCTCCCGCCCATGCCGCAGGACCGGGACCCCTCCGACGAGCGCGACGAGCTCGACGAAGAAGAGGAAGACGAAGAAGAAACCGAGGAGGAGGAGTCCGAGAGCGGCCGTCGTGCGTCGTCCGATGACGAAGGCGAAGACGACGAAGACGACGAAGACGACGAAGACGACGAAGACGACGAAGACGACGAAGACGACGACGAAGAGGAGGCGGCGCCTCCCCCCCGTCGCGCGTCGCGGGAGAAGTCTCGGCGCCGGCGTCCCCCCGCCGGGCGACCCGTGGTCAAGACCGAGAGGGAGATCAACTCCCCGCGGCTCCAGACCCTGGGCATGCTCGGAGCCATGGCTCTCGCCACGCTGGTGATGTGGGGGAGCGCGCGTTTTGCCTGCAACGCTCACCCCACC
This region of Polyangiaceae bacterium genomic DNA includes:
- a CDS encoding tetratricopeptide repeat protein, yielding MRMLAGLALVFLALSTVACKGSAPLPAKAVDLNAQGVEALERGDLETADARFELALEYNPRFTEALTNQGLVELQRGNMKRARKLLSRARSINPDVAQPHHALGVLEEKLGRPDRASKHYQEALRIDPGFAAARANLARLAYEAGMYEHAREQFKRLVEVAPEEPSGYVGLGASLVKLGRWDEADAIVSEGRERFPENAELAIAEGRSLIRRGQLSEAVQLLRPMAQGRDDIAVAALGWLATAELAQGAARSAASHARRALALSPDDAVATFVLAQLEK